TTGAAtccccgacacttgcttaaacgGACGAGTGATCTGATCACTCTACCAACCCAAGTTGGTTGATAACAAAACGAATTTACTAGATAGACAATGACTTTTGTGAACAATAAGAACAATAGACTGTAAAATTGgcataataaagtaaaaatacacTACACTTTCAAATTACttacctaaatcttaatattaaaataactatccGCACACCTAATGAATTGAATATCCAATATATtcattgttcacattatttagtattttcattgtttacttgtactttttcataacaAAATAGTTAAACAGTTttatatgttttcaattttgcaactcattaaaaaataaatttaattttgatgcacgaTGAgcgtaaaataattttacacgtGCATTCAATTACGTAAtatcatattaataaaaatcacTATTGTTTACACTAATTACGTAAATGGTCATTCTTGCATGATTATATAAAACACTTTACACTGtcagtatatcaaaattaaactctaaaaaaaatttactaaggtgtcttttaattattgattgaaaataaattcttaTCAAAATCTAAATACAATGAAAAAGGGATCTTTGATTAAAATATTATCtaatgtatatatttatttacttttatatattgatgattctttaaaaaaaattgataagacGTCTCTAAATTTTACCCACAACCCTAATTATAATAGCACATAATAACATCATTTGATTTATATAGTcgattttgtttaaaaataacataCATAATATTTAGATTTACTCTCCGCCGGCCCATCCAATCTTTCAAAAGTTATTAGTTTTAAATTGCAAGAGGAAAATGAAGCACTCTTTTATGCATTTGGAGGTTTCTTTCTTGACATTCTATGTGGGTTGTCTTAATGTGTTGTTTGTGGTCATGAAAGGTATCATAAATGTTGCTCATTATTGTTCAAAACTTTCATTTTCTATATTGCTGTCTTGTCTGGACTTGTTccattttccttattaattaaTATCCATATGATTTGGGAAAATGCGTGTCCCATGCACAAACCTCCCATCATCCTTTATCATATGAATATTTTTCTAAACTTTCATTTACTATTagattgattttgattttgttttgagAACCATTTTTCAGTTTTCTTcgatatattataattaaaaaatattatttgtatattaaaatcagcAACTAAACACTAATATATTTGTGATATAAATATCTGTGTtgtttaattcatttcaatatatatttatatttaatatttattagtattttatatatattagtgattaattttagtgattaattttgatatatatttaacatgattgattgtaaaaatattataataaattacattAATCTTTTATGTTAAGACAATATTACAATATTATATAgacatttttataaatttaaatttgatacattAACAGtataaaagaattttatataattatttaatcaaatatatgtGGTTAAATGActtttaagataataaatttggaaattaattattttacttttatgacAATACACAATTAGTTGTATGTATAACattctttcaaatttaatttttatttattaatatatatattcatcttctctttttaaatttagattttttttgtgctttctATAGTATCCTCTAACTCGAGAAGACAAAGATTAATCCACCGTGATACTTGAAATTTAGCAAAACCAAATCTATTAGAATTCAAGTCACTAAAAAAATCTATTTGAATTGTATGGCTGCTGAAATGAAGAGTAGGCTgctgaaaataaatataaactacTAACAAACTTTTAATGATGTTAATTAAGGTATGCAtaacaagcaaaagaaaagaaaaagtcttAGTTTGGCTATCTCTTTTCATTTATTTCTCTTTCTGAAAGTTAGGTAAAAAATGTGACTAATTTAACATACATTTCATTATCAATGACATTATTCCTAGACCAGCCATATTTTTTGCTGTTCCTTTGTTTAATAACTTAAAGTTTGCATCAAATTTGccccaaaagaaaagaaaaaagcaaggaATTATTGCAAGAATTTATACACATTGAAAGAAAAATGTCAATTCTCAACATTTTCTATTCTAACTTGAGAGGTACAGAGAGCTACCTATGAATCTCTTTTGGTTTCTAGTAGAACAATTTATCTTCAATTTCCaacaattctttatttttctgacTAAACATATTACATAAGAAGAATTTACAATATAGAATCAAtcagaaaaaaacacaaaaattaaaaaataccctCTAGAGATAAATGCTTCTTTAGTGATTAGTATGCCAAATCTGACaatgatgagaaaaaaaaaataaattaaaaaaaaaactacctaTGATATGAATCAATCTCTCCTGGTTGCTAATGGAACAACCTCAGCAAGAGGAGTAGAAAGTGGTGTTGGAATTGGTGATGTTCTGCAAAGAGGACAAGTTGGATGCAATCTCAACCATGGATCTATGCACTTTAGATGAAAAACATGTTCACAATCTGGTAACACTCTAAGCATATCACTTCCCTTATAATCTCCAAGACAAATTGAACAACATGTTGATGTTGAATCATCAGATTTCTTGTTGAGTTTCTTTGATTCTGAGTAAAGCATCTTTGGGTACCCAAGAATTGTTGCTTCATCTAGTCCCACATCGACCACGGTGTGTTGTGGTTCGAGGAATACTTGGGTGCTCCTCCTTGAACCTGGAGTAGGattactcctactcctactgtTGTTACTATTTGGAACTTGTGTTCTTGTGCAAAAGTATGAGGTGAGTGTGATTGTTGTGATGAGTAGAAGAATCCCAATTGAGATTCCAATGCCATAGCCAAATCCACTTATGTCATTGGATCCAAGGAATCCTGAAGAAGAATCACTAGTTGTGTTGTTGTTGCTCATgatcttgttcttgtttttgcTGTTGCTCTTGGTTATTATTATGAGGGAAAAGAAGAACTACTAAAAGGTGGTGGGATAATGAAATAAAGGGTAgtaattgaaattttttctatggttttgtttttgttagcCATGTTGGTTATGGTTTGTGGCAAAATGAAGTTATGGCCATTTTGGTGTTGTGTGTGGATGATCATATAAAAAGTCAACGGTTTCATCATGNNNNNNNNNNNNNNNNNNNNNNNNNNNNNNNNNNNNNNNNNNNNNNNNNNNNNNNNNNNNNNNNNNNNNNNNNNNNtgtaaatagaataaataaataagtaaataaaaataaaaagggtttGCTTTTGATTCAAGGAAAGATTAATTTGTGATTAAGTAAAGAAAGAATGTACAAATAGTAAGGAACTTGCATGTGAATACAATGCTAATTTTCTCAACAATGTTTACATTAATATTGtgttaaaagattttttaaattgtatagagtttaattttgatatattgataATGTAAAATGTTTTACAGAGTTATAcaatcatttctttttttttataatcattTACATAGTTGATGTGaaagatagttatttttatcGATGTCGCgttatgtaaaattattttatagtgACGGTATACATTCAATTGTATATTAAGATAGAAATATAAAAggttgaaataaagataagatagaaatattatgtatatatgtttatatttagggttgaattgaataaaaaactaacaaattttatggtaatatagagatatttttatttatataattatttattttttaaaatattactaaatTGGATCATAAACTATAATTAAGTATATGCAAATTAAATCTTATTTAAGCTAGATTCAgagttatatataaaatataaattgataataatattCAAAACCGCCTATGTTGATGTAATCATGTAGCAGAATTATGTGGGATTATAGATCATCACAAGTTATATGTGTTTCAAGTCAACTCTCTGAATATTACAATTGTGTGTGCTGATTTAACACCTTTCTCTTGAAAGGACATTAACAAATCTTATCTGTCATAATCAACGTTGAAAATTGCCACGTTCCATGCATTACTAGGATACTTGTTCATGGAGTTCAATAATTTATTCCTTTATGGCTGGCTAGCTTAGCGAGTTCCATAGATTATTGTGTAGGTTAAACATCTCAATTCATCGAACAATAATGGTGGATAcaataaaactaagagaaaacgATAAAtagatttttggttttttaatttttttggcgactttttggttttttaatttaaaaataaataaattattaattaattaaaaataaaaaatatttaaattttttaaataatttatttgtctttatatattttaaataaaattgaagaacgatattttatattttaaaaaataagtgatgtttttatatttttatttaatcagagatttatttattttagagttAAAAAGTGAgaaatctatatatatttatcctTTTTTCTAAAATGTATatgttaaacaaaaatattatatgtataaaaatttaattattaaattagttattatatatttgtgtatatatgtgttatcttagattttatatatttttaatgtatattttatatagtaattaattttataactggtttttattatatataatatgattgatgttaaaatatcaaaatagaaaaaaaaaaaaagaaagaagaacatGATGCTAAGATttagtttcttttatttatattattattaatcgtTGAGAAAATGACAAAGTTGTTAAAATTCACTTATGCTTATAGTTATACATTTCTTATCTCTCTAACTTTTTGTTGTAATTAGTTGTTCCCCTTTtaaactttttgttttgttttaataatttcaCTCCACTACTTCTGATCAAAGTGTTcagtaataataatgaaaatgatgcaaaaagaagaaaaactatttttctttttttcataaaaaaccTCAATAGTTATAGGATTTGAATACAAAGTGTATTCTCTATTTCTCTATCATGTAGAGAGATGGATCCATATATACTAGTTTGAAGCCGGGTCGGGTAGATATTCTGTGTTGTTTGGGTCTGGGCCTAGCTGTGGGCCGATTTccctgacaaaaaaaaagaaaataagtattttttgtCACTAGAGTTAGAGTAACCCGAAACGCAAAAACCTTCACGTAAACGACATCAATTCTTCAACAGAATGAACAGCAAGTAAGTTTAAACTCAAAACGCGACAAAACCGAACCTTACTCCACGTTCTTCTTGGTTGGCTCGCATAGTCTGTTTTCAGAATCTTCCATGGCGGTTCTTCGAACACTATCTTCGACACCGGCGCCGTCGGTGGTCGCGGCCGCGATCACAGTGGTGGTTCTGGCTGTTGCTGCAGTTCCTGCATTCGCCGGAGACACGAACGGAGCGTACTCTCCCTGTACTGACACGCGCGTGCAGAGAAACGATGGTTTCACTTTGGGAATAGCGTTTTCTTCGAAGGATAAGTTCTTCAATGGAAACGTTCAGTTGTCTCCCTGTGATTCGAGACTTTCTCTCTCGAATTCGAATTCGCAGATCTCTGTGTTCCGACCTAAGGTTGACGAGATCTCGCTGCTCACCGTCAATTCCTCATCCTTCGTTGCGGTTCGTTACTCTTTCAATTTTCCGATTTTGAGTTTTAATTGTGGAACTATTCGAGTTTGGATATTCTGGTTTGTGCTGTATTTACTGAATTCAATTAGGGCTTGGTTGAAGTTTTAATTTAGGTTAATTTATCTGCTATTGAATTTTATCACTATTTTCAATATTTGGAGTTTTCAGGCTTTTGAATATGGATAGTGGAAGAGTTGGGTTAGATTTTTGAGTTTCGAGTTTGTATAATTCGAGATTGAAGTAACTGAATTCCAATTGGGGaaagtttttccttttttgcagaatttgttagaaaatttcCCCTTACTTTCATAGTACTTTGGACTGTGGTGGCTTTTCATAACAATGCAATTGATGTGTTCTTTTGCTTGTGCATATTCTGATATGGAGAACTAGAAAATTGTTGAATTGGAGAATTTGGAAGGAAAATTACTGAACATTTGTTTGAGGCAGCAATGGTGTGAGAGTAAGGCTTTGAGAAATTGAGTGAATATGAAAATCGAAATATTTGTTTCACTCCACTTTCAATTGGTTTCTGATTTTAAATTTTCCACCTTCATGATTTCTGCATTCTCAAACTAGCATTGCTAATGTTACAAGCAAAACATAAATATCTGTGGCTCCTTGATTGATCCCATTTGGTTCCTAATGCCATGCCCTGTAGTGGATTGACCTGTATGGCattgttgttgattttgttgTCTTGGATCTCATACTAGTCTTCTCGGTCCAGGATTCTTATGGCTATATGGTTGCATTTGCTGGCCGGAAATACGCGGCAAGGTCTCCTCCTGCTTTTATTGCAAACAGCTCATTCACTGTGACCAGTTTCACTCTTGTAAGGAGATTCATTTTGAGGcttattttttcaatatttgCGGGTTTTATTTGATTTCCATGATCATAGATCCTCACTAAGAACCAATTGAAATGCTATTATGCAGGTCCTTGAGTTTCAGAAAGGCAGGCTGCAAAATTTATATTGGAAAAGAGATGGGTGTTCTAAGTGCTCAGGTAACTCCAAAGCTGTGTGTCTAAACAATCAGGATTGCGCGCTGCAAACTTCAACCTGCAAGAGCCATGGAGGATCCGTGGATTGCAGCATAGGAATACAATTGGCATTCTCCGGCACAGATGAACACCTCAGAGCTCTCAACTCTTGGTATGAAGTGAAAAACCTTCGCCAGTATTCACTCTATGGCCTTTACTCAAATCTCAGAGATTCCCTCACTAGCCAGTATGACAAGTTTTTCTAATTCCcttttagttcttttattcaCTTCGTTTGTAGCAATATATATGTTTAGTTTGGTTCTCTATCAACTTGGATACGCTTGCTGATCATTCCCTTCTAAATATATCTGTATGAATCTTGAACAATGGCGTGTAAATTTGTATACCAAAGGTTAAGGTTACTTTCAAATACTGGATAAAGTAGAGTACTTCACTAATATTCCTATACCAGTACTTATGAAGTTAACTGCAGGAAACTATGCTTCACATCCCTATCAAATGTTGGAAGAGAGTTAGCTGGTTTGGTATATGAGATAAAGTGAGTGCAATATTCATTTTTGCCAATACCGTATTTGAACTTTCAACTCAACTAACTCAAATCATGTGGATTTGTTCATAactttacatttgatcaatatacAACCAGATAGCCTTTTAGTTCCAATTGAAAAAAGggtgataaaatattattttgcaTGTAATCATTGGTAAGGGGCGATTGAATAAGGAATCTTTTAGTCTTAGTTAAAGAGGAGAAATATCcttgaaggaaaaaaaagaaaagaaaaagaaacaaactcAAGAATTAAGATGAGTGATGAAGATGGCAAACAATGAGAGAGTAATGGGTTTGCATGATGACAGAAAGAATAACGGAACCTTAACAATTATTTTCAACACAAAATATGATTAACCATTCCATCATCTTTCAACAAGTGATTAGTGTATATGAATGTAATGCTCTTAAATCACTTGTTTAACTACTATGTATCATTATTTTTTGTCGAGTTTTGTGGCAATTCTTGTACTAATACATAACACAACTTTAAAATGGTTCCATTTTCAGCatgcgaaaaaaaattaaacaaacaaagaaagcatTTTCCACCATGTCCACTTGGGTGATGCAAACCTTTTACTTTTTAGCAATGGAGGTCTTTTTCTCCACTACCACAAAACCTTTTTATATGTTAAGAGACAAAAGCAATAAAAGCACCATTGACATATCCACATACAATTGAACCCAAAGGGGGTGGTGGTGTCTCCTAAGATCTTTTTACCAAATGCAAAAAGGGTGTAGATTAGTATGATTATTATGATGTGGATTACAAATCTAATAGCCGAAAAGATAAAAATGCATAGGTCTTTTTTTCCTACGTGCCCTTACGATAGATTTCCACTTGGATATATTGTCCTTGTGCTTTCGGCTTTATGGTTCAACAACACGCGGCATAGGGGTTAGATCCCTCTATTCAAGttttctttaagtttctgcatcGGAGAGTTGGAGTTATATatgagtttatttatttattttattgaccATCTAATCGaaggtttttttatttaaataaaattttttataatttttaatttaaataagaatttaattttaatgcattaACCGTGTACAACGTTTATACCgtcatataattaaatttatttttttagataattatttacgtaattaatataaaaaataattatcttaattTGCCGCCAATACTAGTGAAAATTGAGGAAGAAAAAAGTTATATCATAATTTCGCTAACACTACTAgcgaaattaaaatagaaaacattATATGAACAAATTACATTAGCTCCGAAATGacattatttcttaattttgcaAGCTCCTTTTGCTATCATTTAAATTggtaaatacaatttttttatttaaataatcaaatgttttttaattttaagatttCTTAGTTGGTGATCTTTTCAATCTGCAGTGTCATTATGTAGGGAAGAAAAAAGAACCCACCCGGGTGGGTTGTTTTGATTTGAGATTGTGGTGCAATTCtctaattattttcttaataagaaTTACAAAGTGAAATGCTTAGTTTATCAAATATGGTTTAATGAGAGTTGCAATGCAATTTGCATATAAGTGGAGTTGCTGATTTAGCTTATATATAGGTTCATATCATAATTGGTCTTACAAAACAAAGTACTTTCAcatttttattgtaaatttaaTTTCGGCTTTAATAATATCCACAAATACATCCTtctctttaaatttatttttgtttatcttttaatgtaattttatttttttaaagaataatatcaataa
This sequence is a window from Arachis duranensis cultivar V14167 chromosome 2, aradu.V14167.gnm2.J7QH, whole genome shotgun sequence. Protein-coding genes within it:
- the LOC107476051 gene encoding uncharacterized protein LOC107476051 yields the protein MAVLRTLSSTPAPSVVAAAITVVVLAVAAVPAFAGDTNGAYSPCTDTRVQRNDGFTLGIAFSSKDKFFNGNVQLSPCDSRLSLSNSNSQISVFRPKVDEISLLTVNSSSFVADSYGYMVAFAGRKYAARSPPAFIANSSFTVTSFTLVLEFQKGRLQNLYWKRDGCSKCSGNSKAVCLNNQDCALQTSTCKSHGGSVDCSIGIQLAFSGTDEHLRALNSWYEVKNLRQYSLYGLYSNLRDSLTSQYDKFF
- the LOC107476052 gene encoding RING-H2 finger protein ATL70, which codes for MSNNNTTSDSSSGFLGSNDISGFGYGIGISIGILLLITTITLTSYFCTRTQVPNSNNSRSRSNPTPGSRRSTQVFLEPQHTVVDVGLDEATILGYPKMLYSESKKLNKKSDDSTSTCCSICLGDYKGSDMLRVLPDCEHVFHLKCIDPWLRLHPTCPLCRTSPIPTPLSTPLAEVVPLATRRD